The genomic segment AAAAAGAAGCCCGAAGAATACGTGGAGATAGTATGTGGCAAAACGCCATATCAGGATAGCCACGGTGGTTGCCGCAGGGTTATTATTCATCCCTGAAAAAACCCACACATAAGAGCCTTCGATACTTCCACTGGCTCCTGGGGTGGGAACATAGTATACCACGAGATTAATGATTACGAAGGTAATCATAATATGCACATAGGATGTGTGAATAGGGGTAATCCGATGAAGCACATAGGCAAGAGAAAAGGCCTGGAGGGCTAGGTTCAGAAAGCCAAGAAAAATATCTAAGAGCATTACCAACAGTTTTTCTGACCAGAGAAAGGCCACTTCGGTTCTGAGGGTCTTGGTCCATTGGGAAAGAAGTTCTCCCCAGTTATCTTTCCGGCTCAGTTTCCCAATCAACCGTCCAAAACGGGTGTGTTCCAGACGGATAATGACCTGGCTCAACATGTCCGGTCGAATCAAAGAGAAGAGAATAAAGAAACTGGAAAAGATGGTTACTCCAAAACCTATAAAGAGGGGTTCCCGGCCAATGTGCATGGAATTAATGAGTCCGAGGGCAGTAGGTATACTCAAAAGAAATATTCCGAAGCAGGTAAAAAGAAACTCCACGTAGCGGGACAATACTACATTGGTGGCCCGACTACTATCGATACCAATACTGGTAAGGTGCATGATCTGGAAGGGCTGTCCCCCAGAAGCAAAGGGGGTGATGTTGGAAAAGAGAATACTAATCACACTGTTGTAAAAACATTCCCCGAAGGTAAGGCGATCGCCAAATTGGCGGAGCACCACATACAGCCGCAATGAATCGATAAAATAGATAAGGAAATAGGAAACAAAGGGCACTAAAATCACCACAATGTTTATTTTTCTAAGGGTTTCATAAATCGTATCGGCATCCATGAAGAAGGCAATGCCCAGGTTAACACAGAGCCCAATGACAATGGCGAGTCCAATGGGTTTTGCAAATGAAAAGGTACTTTTATCGGACATGATGCTGTAGTATAGTAATCCCGCTGGATAATTGCAAGAAAGCCCTATATATCGGGAGGGGCCCTGCCGCCTCCTAAGAGGGATTGCCCAGGCAATTCCAGCGACTAAAACCCAAAAACAAAGGGTATACCCTACAGGGGAGGTATGAATCATGATACGGCGTCGAGACGAGATGCGCTTAGAACTCAAAGAGCGGATGCGGGATGGAGAGGGAACGGTAAGCCTGTTG from the Treponema sp. J25 genome contains:
- a CDS encoding lysylphosphatidylglycerol synthase transmembrane domain-containing protein — encoded protein: MSDKSTFSFAKPIGLAIVIGLCVNLGIAFFMDADTIYETLRKINIVVILVPFVSYFLIYFIDSLRLYVVLRQFGDRLTFGECFYNSVISILFSNITPFASGGQPFQIMHLTSIGIDSSRATNVVLSRYVEFLFTCFGIFLLSIPTALGLINSMHIGREPLFIGFGVTIFSSFFILFSLIRPDMLSQVIIRLEHTRFGRLIGKLSRKDNWGELLSQWTKTLRTEVAFLWSEKLLVMLLDIFLGFLNLALQAFSLAYVLHRITPIHTSYVHIMITFVIINLVVYYVPTPGASGSIEGSYVWVFSGMNNNPAATTVAILIWRFATYYLHVFFGLLFFLLYRKRSGGRINKEKALPLF